One window of Paroedura picta isolate Pp20150507F chromosome 2, Ppicta_v3.0, whole genome shotgun sequence genomic DNA carries:
- the VWC2L gene encoding LOW QUALITY PROTEIN: von Willebrand factor C domain-containing protein 2-like (The sequence of the model RefSeq protein was modified relative to this genomic sequence to represent the inferred CDS: inserted 2 bases in 2 codons) has translation MALHVHEACLFLLLIPHVVTPAAFNHEDYPADEGDQTSNNENNLIFDDYRGKGCVDDSGFVYKLGEQFFPGHSSCXCVCTEDGPVCDQPECPKIHPKCTKVEHNGCCPXCKEVKNFCEYQRKVTRFGRI, from the exons ATGGCTCTTCACGTCCATGAAGCCTGCCTGTTTCTTCTGCTGATTCCCCACGTGGTCACCCCAGCTGCCTTCAACCATGAAGACTACCCTGCCGACGAAGGGGACCAGACGTCCAATAATGAGAACAATCTGATTTTCGATGACTATCGGGGGAAAGGTTGTGTGGATGACAGTGGTTTTGTATACAAACTGGGAGAGCAGTTTTTCCCGGGGCATTCCAGCT CCTGTGTCTGTACTGAGGATGGGCCGGTCTGTGACCAACCGGAATGCCCCAAAATTCACCCAAAGTGTACTAAAGTAGAACATAATGGATGTTGTC AATGCAAAGAAGTGAAGAATTTTTGTGAATATCAGAGAAAAGTTACAAGATTTGGAAGAATTTAA